From Diospyros lotus cultivar Yz01 chromosome 4, ASM1463336v1, whole genome shotgun sequence, a single genomic window includes:
- the LOC127799616 gene encoding xyloglucan endotransglucosylase protein 7-like, whose product MASSSSSASFPTASPVFMIFSLLASSLLFMAVSSAADLHQDVDITWGDGRARILDNGQLLTLSLDKASGSGFQSKNQYLFGNIHMQLKLVPGNSAGTVTAYYLSSQGTTHDEIDFEFLGNLSGDPYILHTNVFSQGKGNREQQFYLWFDPTADFHTYSILWNPQRIIFSVDGTPIREFKNAESVGVAYPKNQPMRIYSSLWNADDWATRGGLVKTDWTQAPFTASYRNFKADDACVWSSGASSCGSSSGSTSSWLSQELDSTSQERLRWVQKKYMIYNYCADAKRFPQGPPPECSLS is encoded by the exons atggcttcttcttcttcttctgcttcgtTTCCAACGGCTTCTCCTGTTTTCATGATCTTCTCGCTTCTGGCTAGTAGCTTACTCTTCATGGCTGTCTCCTCCGCCGCCGACCTCCACCAAGACGTCGACATCACTTGGGGCGACGGCCGCGCCAGGATCCTCGACAACGGCCAGCTCCTCACTCTCTCGCTCGACAAAGCCTCTGGCTCCGGCTTCCAGTCCAAGAACCAGTATCTCTTCGGCAACATCCACATGCAGCTCAAGCTTGTCCCCGGAAACTCCGCCGGCACAGTCACTGCCTACTAT CTGTCGTCGCAGGGAACAACCCACGACGAGATAGACTTCGAATTCTTGGGAAATTTGAGCGGAGACCCCTACATTCTCCACACCAATGTGTTCAGCCAAGGCAAGGGAAACCGAGAGCAGCAATTCTACTTGTGGTTCGACCCCACCGCCGATTTCCACACCTACTCCATCCTCTGGAATCCCCAGCGCATCAT ATTCTCGGTGGACGGCACGCCCATCAGAGAGTTCAAGAACGCAGAGTCCGTGGGCGTTGCGTACCCAAAGAACCAGCCGATGAGGATATACTCCAGCCTCTGGAACGCCGATGACTGGGCCACCAGGGGCGGGCTCGTGAAGACCGACTGGACCCAAGCTCCCTTCACGGCTTCCTACAGGAACTTCAAAGCGGATGATGCTTGCGTCTGGTCTTCTGGAGCATCGTCGTGCGGCAGCTCCAGTGGCTCGACTAGTTCATGGCTCTCCCAGGAGCTGGACTCCACAAGCCAGGAGAGGCTGAGATGGGTGCAGAAGAAGTACATGATCTACAATTACTGCGCCGACGCCAAGAGGTTTCCGCAGGGCCCTCCTCCCGAATGCAGCCTCTCCTAA
- the LOC127799615 gene encoding probable xyloglucan endotransglucosylase/hydrolase protein 23 — protein sequence MAASSYSYSYSSSSSRVQPMLLVFSSLLGSSLLFMAASSSADLHQDVDITWGDGRARILDNGQLLTLSLDKASGSGFQSKNQYLFGNIHMQLKLVPGNSAGTVTAYYLSSQGSTHDEIDFEFLGNLSGDPYILHTNVFSQGKGNREQQFYLWFDPTADFHTYSILWNPQRIIFSVDGTPIREFKNAESVGVAYPKNQPMRIYSSLWNADDWATRGGLVKTDWTQAPFTASYRNFKADEACVWSSGSSSCGSSSGSTSSWLSQELDSTSQERLRWVQKNYMIYNYCADAKRFPQGLPPECSLS from the exons tcttcttcttcgagaGTTCAACCCATGTTGCTAGTGTTCTCCTCGCTTCTGGGTAGTAGCTTACTCTTCATGGCTGCCTCCTCCTCCGCCGACCTCCACCAAGACGTCGACATCACTTGGGGAGACGGCCGCGCCAGGATCCTTGACAACGGCCAGCTCCTCACTCTCTCGCTCGACAAAGCCTCTGGCTCCGGCTTCCAGTCCAAGAACCAATATCTCTTCGGCAACATCCACATGCAGCTCAAGCTTGTCCCCGGGAACTCCGCCGGCACCGTCACTGCCTACTAT CTGTCGTCGCAAGGATCAACCCACGACGAGATAGACTTCGAATTCTTGGGAAATTTGAGCGGAGACCCCTACATTCTCCACACCAACGTGTTCAGCCAAGGCAAGGGAAACAGAGAGCAGCAATTCTACTTGTGGTTCGACCCAACCGCCGATTTCCACACCTACTCCATCCTCTGGAATCCCCAGCGCATCAT ATTCTCGGTGGACGGCACGCCCATCAGAGAGTTCAAGAACGCGGAGTCGGTGGGCGTAGCGTACCCAAAGAACCAGCCGATGAGGATATACTCCAGCCTCTGGAACGCCGATGACTGGGCCACCAGGGGCGGGCTGGTGAAGACCGACTGGACCCAAGCTCCCTTCACAGCTTCCTACAGGAACTTCAAAGCGGATGAGGCTTGCGTGTGGTCTTCTGGATCATCCTCGTGCGGCAGCTCCAGTGGTTCGACTAGTTCATGGCTCTCCCAGGAGCTGGACTCCACAAGCCAGGAGAGGCTGAGATGGGTGCAGAAGAACTACATGATCTACAATTACTGCGCCGACGCCAAGAGGTTCCCTCAGGGCCTTCCTCCCGAATGCAGCCTCTCCTAA